The Argentina anserina chromosome 5, drPotAnse1.1, whole genome shotgun sequence genome includes the window ATCAATGATGGGCAGCAGCAACAGGAGCAGCAGCTAGCTGATCACAAGCGTATCAATAATGTTGGAGGAGCTGGTTATCTACAGAACAACATGATGATGGCGTTTGAGTGCAGTGATAATTGGCAGATCAGTTCACCATACTCGTCGTTTAGTCCATTGATGGATACTGGTGGCATCAAGTGTAGCAACTCATCAGCAGCCTCATCATCTTCAGATGGGGATTTAGGATCTCCGGGtctctaatatatatatatatatatatatatatatatactatctAAATTAGGGAAAAATTCCTCCCTatctgcatatatatagtgtTTGTACGCTGTATatgtaaatacatatatggaaTTATGGATAGGAAGTAATGGAACGGCTTATATAGTGTCATATAGTCACCATGGTGATGCATATATCTATAGGCGGGTTTTGAAGCGGATGTCCGCAAATTGAAAAGTGCAGATGCATCGTGATTCAAGTTTTCAACCTCCATAATCTATTGTTAAATTATCTTCTCTCTTACTTTAGAAGAGTTTGAATAACCTTAACATCACAAATTATCTTAAAATGACTTTTGATTCCTTCAAATCTcattttttccaaccattGCAGCTCATAGTTATCAGAGAGTagaattttgggttttttttgtttgacgTTCTTGCAACATGAGAGAGAAGGTGATTTGAGAATGAGTAAGTGGATTAACCACAAGGCATGGGATGATTTCAAGCTAGACAATGATCCGTTGGCACTTTTTTGGTTTTACGGAAGTCCGCTCTTAAACGAATTTGTATACGTATCGGTCTCTATCAAGAGTGAATGTTTactgtaataaccccaatttttcaaaacgatatttgatttgaagtaaattctataaagttttgaaattcatttaaattgaatttgatttgtttgcaaacgttacgaaacggaaacggaagcgttccgagaacgtttaataagaaaacgttacgtttccgaacgaatttatcgacttttattccgtcgctcggttgcgaaaactttcttcacgaaagttgtagagctcgtcgatacgagttcgtggatatgtgacgcgttctaatcggacgacgtacgtaaaagttattaacgacggaagttagtttccgattttgggagggggtataaaaggaaatgatatcagttagggttcccataattggaaaccctttcatttctctctcaccccgcctccctcagctctctcaccctctcgaccccgagcTCACTCCATCTCCCTCTCGATCCgaactcactctctctctctctctccctcgcaCTCCCTCGCACCCTCCCTCTCCTCACCGACGACAGCTGTGCTCTCCGCCATCCCCTGCTACCACCTCAAGCACGCCGTGCCTCTGTCCGCCGCCAAGGAGCCACGACGAAGAGGGAGCACGAAGCTCTTCACCGATCCAAGAGTTCCCGACGGTTTTGGactccgatctaggtaaggaggCATTTgattcatggttgtgatgtttTTGTGGTGTTTTTGGATGGATTGGGAGATTAGGGATTCGATTTGGAGAGATTGGGGAAGAAATCGAGTGAAGGAGGgtgggagataccgccgcctagaggcggcgcgtgaggaggcTAGGGATGGCCTAGGGGTAGTCGGAGGCCGTAGgaaggtagaggaggaggagggggagagtttgggcacggcggtggcgcAACACGCGCCGTGGTGGCGTCGgcgagtgagccccacgcgccgcctgccggcgggtggtgcgtgtgccccacgcgccgccacctgCGGCGGTGTGAATAGTTTCGAcaagaagggtattttggtaatttactgtgtaacggtaaatgtaaatgtaatttttatttactacggtaaatgtaattaaattttaccttcggtaaatgtaattataaattactttcagtaaatgtaaaaagtaatttgtaaaagggtaatttagtaaattttatttactgagattgtatttacttttaaacagtacgtatacgtacagaaatacgtataaaatatttatacgtacagaaatacgtatataatatttatacgtacagaaatacgtataaaaaaattatacgtacagaaatacatatataatatttatacgtacagaaatacgtatataatatttatacgtacagaaatacgtatataatatttatacgtacataaatacgtacttaatatttatacgtacaggaatacgtattaatggtgtatttgtacagtaacagtgaacagtaaccctgaacagtaacttcgtaaaaccgaaaatttgctgaacagtaaccgattattactgttttggcatttaaaggtttacgaaacgaatctaaattcttttcttatcttttcaaggtgatcgttaaatcaaggaaaggaattatcatcgggaattgtggaattacgcttgagtcgataaggtgagtaaaatctcactgaattacgaatctaccctcgtggtgattcaacatttttgcaagtgtgtttatcaaatgaattacaacatgtatataatttagtggactacatatatacggtataatggtaataagtacatatatatatatagttcattaaattacgtactgttattaattcattaaaaatagtcatttcgatgacggaagtttgtgaATTGGGCATGTgcggtgaaatatgacatgtataagatatagtggactatatatatatatatattgtataaatggtaaataagtacgaatatatatagtttgctatatattatactgttatgattttattgtgattatattgagcgtGTGAAAtgaaatgtacaatatgatgtgagattattgtacgtgatttttaacattgagattgttaacatgtgaattgtcttcggacctgatttttggtacaatatgatgtgagattattgtacgtgtttggcaagtcgaaacctagcctttggccgggcgaaagttacgatacagttagagctctagtctgtctgccttagtactgcatgtgaggtaacaggtggttatctgctcatgggtactcagtttattttggatgttgggtagcgggtggctatccaatgtcaacggtgtattacgagaggggtaacagatgtgtaccagcgttcttggtacccgtattataaatgcattgggtaaccagaagggttacttaatttcctcatgagcgttttctttcatatttttttggatcaaccagatgggctgaccattgactcatgagggcatttatatttgttgttttgtgatctttcatatattttgatatgcgaattgtattttgattttactcatacgagctataagcttaccgggtttgtgtttacaatctcggtgcaccaattcgatggtgtaggggataattccgcaggtgctgtttagtggaggttgagtgtcgactacagaggctcgaagtcgttcggatcctacttgtggtgaggtttagcatggatttgtgtgtgaggatttgtgtaatttcatttgtgagatttgtgattgatttgtgaggattattacatttccattttatgtatggattataaatttgggttgtaataattggttgactgagttgtattgagaactcagaattgatccgctgttacactttaatgatttcgatttatttgagattatttggtgtttcacgactttagaattttgagtttttaagctcgaaattttggggtcgttacatttactttgaaattacagagtgaactCCGTTATTTAACTCACTTTTTGGTCGAATTTCCACATCTTCACCGCATATATCTTAGAATATAATGCATAGATCAATCCCGTAAAGTTTCATCCGGTTTGAAGATCATTAAGGCGTTGAAAATATTATTAAATCACTAAATGAACTGAATATATTCAAACTTAACCACTCGTGTAAATAAATATTACGGAATGTCCAATAATAATCAAAATGTATGAAACTTTGCACGAgtgatgtatatattgtattctAAGATATATACGGTAGAGATATACAAATTTAACCAAAAAGTGAGTTAAATAACGAagttcactctgtaatttcaaagtgaaCATTCACTCTGAACATAAATtgtgtgtttatatatatatatatatataatgggcCATTTGTAGAAATTCTATGTTATGTGCCTAccataattttcaaaattctcaTTCCAGTCTAGATTAGggccagaaaaaaaaaacgaaataACAAAGAGCCTAACTGAGCAAAACAGAGCAAATCCCAAGTCGGCAGCgccatataaaattataaatcacgcccttttttttccttggaTTTGACAGATTAGAGTAATATGAATTAAATCAGACGATTATTAAATTTTCTGGTCATTCCTCTACCtgtaatgtgcttatgtgcatATGTTTGTCTCATGTATGAAAGTGCCAAGGACTTTAGGCTTATGCAAACTCAGTAACAACCTTAGAGCTGTAAAAACCTACGGATGTGCACTCCGTTTCCGTTTTGGTGTGATAATAATTCAGTTTCGAAGTCGATTTGTTCATTCATCGATCAGAAGTCAGAACATAAGAACCTTCAGGAAAATATAGATACTTGCTAGTTGCTACTAACTTACAAAGTAAAGATTAAACCATTCTCTCATTTTTGATACGGCAACTGAAGCTGACATTCAGGTGGTTCTCTGGCCTGATCTGGATCAGTCAAGTCTTTGAAGTCTTTCTGTGACTATAGGTcgttttacaaaaaaaaaaaaaaacttaattaaTGCTCTTCAAAATATCCTCGATCGAGGAAATTTCCCAGAACTGAGTCTAATTACTTGGTCCTACTCCTACCTCAAGTCTAATTACTTGGTCCTCTTCATACATGTATGATGTTATCATTTCTCCATTATCACCTAGCAATGACTCTGCTTAAGCCCAATCACGTCTTCCTAAGAGCACCCTTCCTGTTCATCTTTTACTTACTCATGCTCCCATCTCTGCACTGCAAATATGATCCCAAATACAAGCTGTGCAACCAACCTTTCAAATGTGGTAACCTCACAAACATATCCTACCCTTTTTGGGGAGGACCCAATCGTCCCCAAGAGTGTGGTCGCTTAGGCTTCGAGCTCACCCACTGCGAAGACGAAACTCAACTCCCTCGCATAAAAATCGAGGACCTAGATTTCCATGTCTCCAACATCAACAGCCAAGAGCTTCTGCACACCATGAACATAGCTCGTTCCGACCTTTGGGATAGTCCTTGTACTGATTACCTCCACAACACCACTCTCGACTACGATCGTTTCTCTTATGTCCAAACTGTTCGTAACCTCACCTTGTACTACGACTGCCCCCCGGCACTCCATCCATCCATCCCCAACAATTTCACTTGCAAAATAAACGGCACATCCAATGATCTTGCATACTACCTGGACGATTCTCTTTCAAGGATTAATGTTCCGGAAAAACCTTCATGTTTTATCGAAATCCGTGTCCCAATGTTTTGGGAGGGTTTTGATGTAATGCCTGGGAATGGAACGGCAAAAGTGGAAAGGGTTTTGAGACAAGGGTTTCAGGTCGAGTATAGTGCGCAATGGGATCTCTGTAGGCTATGCTCAAATTCCAACGGCAGCTGTGTATCCAACGCAACGGATGATTCGTTTCTCTGCCTTTGTCGGGATGGAGTCTTCAATCCTAAATATTGTCCAATTGATCATGGTACGCGTATCTGTCTATTCCTTATCTTCCCAGAGTATGCTCATTTTatgaagttccaatttcaAGTCATTTGATTAATTTCAGAAATCTGATCGAGTCCTTGCGAAATTTATCAGTCTCTTAATGTGTAATTGTGTACATGAGTCGTTCCGCGAAGACAGGCTTATATGTTCTATTTTAATCTCTTATTTGGCCAACAAGTTCAGGCCCTTGTTAATGGCAGGACGGAATTTTCACCGTTCTCCGTTTCTCCATCCCAACTGAATCTCATCAAAAGCTACTTGAAATGGGAACTGGCATGTATCTGTCTTGTATGTAAACTGCAGCCAATCAAACCTGTCTTGTAAACTCAGAGTATGAGGCTCGTGGAAATGGTTCAAATATAAGCTCATTGTTTCTGGCTTTTTGTAAAGAGCCACCCTTTTGGGTTACCATAACTTCAGGATATGCTGCAATCaaagaaattatttatttgctATTTCCATTGATGACTATAACATCAAAGAAATCTGGTGTTGATTCCTTTGGAAATATGGGGTTCCTTTTCCATTCATCTGTTTTATTCTTGTTGATGTTCTTCAGTAGTTTACAAAATTTAAGTAATAAGTGCTCTAAAAGTTGTTATCAGTTGGATTGTGTTACCTTCAATTCACCCCAAAAGCTTTGTTTCTCTCCTATCCTAAGAATCAAgctcttttgtttttgcagACTCCAAGTTTAACATGAAGTGGAAGATTATAGTAGGTAATTCTCCAACAATCCATGATTAATTTCTGTAATTATTTCAAGATGTATAATATTCCTAAATTAGAGAATtcactaaattttttttttggtcgaaaAATCTAATGTTAATTGCAACCTCTAATAATCTGTCTTCTCCTCTTGAGGTGTTTGCACAGCTGTTGGTAGTTGTACTGTAGCATTAGTCTACAACAGGAAACAATATGCTTCTGTCATTCTTTATATCTTGATGCTTCTGTCATTCTGTCTGGCATGATGGTATGAGGAAGTTGGGAATACATTAAGCAAATAATTTTAATGCCTGAATCATCTCATTGTTCTGCTGCCAGGTGTACTTTCTGTGGTATTTACAATCTTATCAATGTCTACTGTCTTCTATCTTTGGTCATCTCATCGTGCTTCAGTGAATGAGGAATCAAAGAATGAAGATGTCGAGGCCTTCATTCAAAATATTGGACCTCTTGCAGTAAAAAGATACAAGTTTTCGGCTGTAATAAAAATCACCAACTCATTTAAAGATAAATTGGGCCAAGGTGGTTATGGTGATGTTTATAAAGGTCACCTACTTGATGGTTTTCCTGTAGCAGTGAAGGTTCTTAAAGAATCCAAAGGATTTGAGGACTTTGTTAATGAGGTTGCAAGCATTAGTAGAACTTCCCATGTTAATGTTGTCACTCTTTTGGGGTATTGCTTTGAAGGTAAGAAAAAGGCGCTCATATATGAATTCATGCCCAATGGATCACTTGAGAAGTTCGTCTACATAGACAGTAATCAACTGACCACTCCACATTTGGAATTGGAAAAGCTCTTCCAAATTGCTATCGGCATAGCTCGAGGGCTTGAGTACTTGCACCGTGGCTGCAACACACGAATCTTGCACTTTGACATTAAACCACATAATATTCTTTTGGATGAAAATTTTTGCCCAAAGATTTCTGACTTTGGTCTTTCCAAACTTTGTACAAGGAAGGAGAGTATTATATCAATGTTGGATGCTAGAGGGACAATAGGGTATATTGCTCCTGAAGTATTCTCCAGAAACTTT containing:
- the LOC126794083 gene encoding LEAF RUST 10 DISEASE-RESISTANCE LOCUS RECEPTOR-LIKE PROTEIN KINASE-like 2.3; the encoded protein is MLSFLHYHLAMTLLKPNHVFLRAPFLFIFYLLMLPSLHCKYDPKYKLCNQPFKCGNLTNISYPFWGGPNRPQECGRLGFELTHCEDETQLPRIKIEDLDFHVSNINSQELLHTMNIARSDLWDSPCTDYLHNTTLDYDRFSYVQTVRNLTLYYDCPPALHPSIPNNFTCKINGTSNDLAYYLDDSLSRINVPEKPSCFIEIRVPMFWEGFDVMPGNGTAKVERVLRQGFQVEYSAQWDLCRLCSNSNGSCVSNATDDSFLCLCRDGVFNPKYCPIDHDSKFNMKWKIIVGVLSVVFTILSMSTVFYLWSSHRASVNEESKNEDVEAFIQNIGPLAVKRYKFSAVIKITNSFKDKLGQGGYGDVYKGHLLDGFPVAVKVLKESKGFEDFVNEVASISRTSHVNVVTLLGYCFEGKKKALIYEFMPNGSLEKFVYIDSNQLTTPHLELEKLFQIAIGIARGLEYLHRGCNTRILHFDIKPHNILLDENFCPKISDFGLSKLCTRKESIISMLDARGTIGYIAPEVFSRNFGRVSAKSDVYSYGMMILEMVGGRKNIDARVSHTSEIYFPDWVHEQLEQDSDLGLVNAVSDEEKEMARRMVLVGLWSIQTRPSDRPSMSKVIEMLEGSIEALQIPPKPVLYSPVRSLPPDSSTLSTLG